The Akkermansia muciniphila genome contains a region encoding:
- a CDS encoding MmcQ/YjbR family DNA-binding protein, translating into MFFHRIPRKTWYEKAVERVFRDRKLCEEKLLPFGCVRGENGFLYRTKLLNGRRRMEFEIHADGSVCVAMHDADGRDIRHSAQEAADKLQERALRREYEEELWHVAECCFEPDFFHGDPARSLVAHVREVYGDELEFLWRKSPGSAIVRRKDTEKWYAVFLAVPRLKLGGSSKERVEVLNLRVCPGELDGLVDHCSRFPAYHMNKKSWVSLCLDGTIPFEELAARLETSRRLAGK; encoded by the coding sequence ATGTTCTTTCACCGCATTCCCCGGAAAACCTGGTATGAAAAAGCCGTGGAGCGCGTTTTCAGAGACAGGAAACTGTGTGAGGAAAAGCTGCTCCCCTTCGGCTGCGTTCGCGGAGAAAACGGTTTCCTGTACCGGACAAAACTGCTGAATGGCCGCCGCCGCATGGAATTTGAAATACACGCGGACGGTTCCGTCTGCGTGGCAATGCATGATGCAGACGGGAGGGACATCCGGCATTCAGCCCAGGAGGCGGCGGACAAGTTGCAGGAAAGGGCGCTCCGGAGGGAATATGAGGAAGAACTGTGGCATGTGGCTGAATGCTGCTTTGAGCCTGATTTCTTCCACGGCGATCCTGCCCGGAGCCTCGTCGCTCACGTCCGGGAGGTTTACGGGGACGAACTGGAATTCCTGTGGCGCAAGTCGCCGGGGAGCGCCATTGTGCGCCGGAAGGACACGGAAAAATGGTATGCCGTTTTTCTGGCCGTGCCGCGGTTGAAGCTGGGCGGCAGTTCCAAAGAGAGGGTTGAGGTGCTGAATTTGCGGGTTTGTCCCGGAGAGCTTGACGGCCTTGTGGACCATTGCAGCCGTTTTCCGGCCTACCATATGAATAAGAAAAGCTGGGTGAGCCTTTGTCTGGACGGGACCATTCCCTTTGAAGAACTGGCCGCGCGCCTGGAGACCAGCCGTCGGCTTGCCGGAAAGTGA
- a CDS encoding MBL fold metallo-hydrolase: MNILFLGTGTSTGVPQIGCSCAVCTSPDPRNKRLRSSIYVEAAGTRILLDSSPDLRQQALRENITDVDAVLYTHAHVDHVGGFDDLRAFCWRRSGGLPLYASPQTMEALRTMYGWAFEPKTARSGYVRPEPHEVAEPFHVGGVLVTPLPVMHAGVETYAYVLETEGQRLAYMPDVKSIPEASLEAMKGVDLLIIDGLRYHLHPTHLCLEESLAAIAAIRPRRAVLTHMSHDMDYHILSGKLPENVIPAYDGLRLSLP, encoded by the coding sequence ATGAACATTCTCTTTCTGGGTACCGGGACGTCCACCGGAGTTCCCCAGATAGGTTGCTCCTGTGCGGTCTGCACATCGCCGGATCCCAGGAACAAGCGGTTGCGTTCCTCAATTTACGTGGAAGCCGCGGGCACCCGCATTCTGCTGGATTCCTCCCCGGACCTGCGTCAGCAGGCCCTGCGGGAAAACATTACGGACGTGGATGCCGTGCTGTACACACACGCCCATGTGGACCATGTGGGCGGGTTTGACGATCTGCGCGCCTTCTGCTGGCGCAGGTCCGGCGGCCTGCCCCTGTATGCCTCCCCGCAGACGATGGAGGCCCTGCGGACCATGTACGGCTGGGCGTTTGAACCGAAAACGGCCCGGAGCGGCTACGTCAGGCCGGAACCTCACGAGGTGGCGGAGCCGTTCCACGTGGGCGGCGTGCTGGTGACCCCCCTTCCCGTCATGCATGCCGGGGTGGAGACTTATGCCTACGTGCTGGAGACGGAAGGGCAGCGGCTGGCGTACATGCCGGATGTGAAAAGCATTCCGGAGGCCTCCCTGGAGGCCATGAAAGGGGTGGACCTGCTGATTATTGACGGCTTGCGCTACCATCTGCACCCCACGCACCTGTGCCTGGAGGAATCCCTGGCCGCCATTGCCGCCATCCGTCCCCGGCGCGCCGTGCTGACCCACATGTCCCATGACATGGATTACCATATTCTTTCCGGCAAACTGCCGGAGAACGTTATTCCGGCTTACGACGGCCTGAGGCTGTCCCTGCCGTAA
- a CDS encoding WecB/TagA/CpsF family glycosyltransferase, giving the protein MTPPNDPDQPGGRIPCETRKVFGFPVAVSSVEEMSRVLAEHAREAQAPCLVAAADVHVMTLGVHDPDYGAVLEKMDVVCPDGMPVVWKLNRGLSAGERAAERVSGPDLMEALVRANAAYPELRHFLLGGDQEMLEVLAAALKEKHPAFHLAGAYSPPFRSWTEEDRKAMREAVASSGANVVWVGLGCPKQERWMAEQKGLLPPAVYVGVGAAFAFHAGTVKRAPRWMQRNGLEWLYRIYREPGRLLKRYVKHNSLFVWYVLTGR; this is encoded by the coding sequence ATGACTCCTCCAAATGATCCTGACCAGCCCGGCGGACGGATTCCGTGCGAGACCAGGAAGGTGTTCGGCTTTCCCGTGGCTGTCAGTTCCGTGGAGGAAATGAGCCGTGTCCTGGCGGAGCATGCGCGGGAAGCGCAGGCCCCGTGCCTGGTCGCCGCCGCGGATGTGCACGTGATGACCCTCGGCGTGCACGACCCGGATTACGGAGCCGTGCTGGAAAAGATGGACGTAGTTTGCCCGGACGGAATGCCCGTAGTGTGGAAGCTGAACCGGGGGCTTTCCGCCGGGGAAAGGGCCGCGGAACGCGTAAGCGGGCCGGATTTGATGGAGGCCCTGGTCAGGGCGAATGCCGCGTATCCGGAGCTGCGCCATTTTCTGCTGGGCGGGGATCAAGAAATGCTGGAGGTTCTGGCCGCCGCCTTAAAGGAGAAGCACCCCGCTTTTCATCTGGCCGGCGCCTATTCCCCGCCCTTCCGTTCCTGGACGGAGGAAGACCGGAAGGCTATGAGGGAGGCCGTCGCTTCAAGCGGGGCCAATGTGGTCTGGGTGGGCCTGGGCTGTCCCAAGCAGGAACGGTGGATGGCGGAGCAGAAGGGACTGCTGCCCCCGGCGGTTTATGTAGGCGTGGGTGCGGCGTTCGCCTTTCATGCCGGAACGGTGAAACGCGCTCCCCGGTGGATGCAGAGGAACGGCCTGGAATGGCTGTACCGCATTTACCGGGAGCCGGGAAGGCTGCTCAAGCGGTACGTGAAGCATAACAGCCTGTTCGTGTGGTACGTGCTGACGGGGCGGTAA
- a CDS encoding S24 family peptidase encodes MMRKDRAWLGLQCGGASKRTVDTWLSDAGTIPSKAILIIQKLMDREEQENGRGFLRVETITLQFSKAEWVIIQEYQKLHPDKSVQELAEEFVLKMTEGMKFWFSSSETIEKLPAITSSMYYTAQIIGNITAGVLEAGDIIPQDIHLYRPLKKGEYLLRVNGHSMEPVIADGSVVIMRKHASPPIPKVGTIVEYNDERGVTLKKLARHKDPETGKINYVLHPLNPTFGDIKPMDGGKISAIYIETINTYTKA; translated from the coding sequence ATGATGAGAAAAGACCGAGCATGGCTCGGATTACAATGTGGGGGAGCGTCGAAACGAACTGTTGACACATGGTTATCTGATGCTGGGACAATCCCTTCCAAAGCCATTCTCATTATCCAAAAACTGATGGATCGCGAAGAGCAGGAAAATGGGCGCGGTTTCCTGCGCGTAGAAACCATCACCCTTCAATTCTCAAAAGCAGAATGGGTCATTATTCAAGAATATCAAAAACTGCATCCAGATAAAAGTGTTCAGGAGCTTGCGGAAGAATTCGTTTTAAAAATGACGGAAGGAATGAAATTTTGGTTCTCTTCTTCTGAGACCATTGAAAAACTTCCTGCCATCACATCCTCCATGTACTATACGGCACAAATCATCGGTAACATCACAGCTGGTGTGTTGGAAGCCGGAGACATAATCCCGCAAGACATCCACCTATACCGCCCCTTGAAGAAAGGAGAATATCTTCTGCGCGTGAACGGGCATTCCATGGAACCGGTTATTGCGGACGGCTCCGTGGTCATTATGCGCAAGCACGCCAGTCCCCCCATTCCCAAAGTGGGCACCATCGTGGAATACAATGACGAACGTGGCGTCACCCTGAAAAAGCTTGCCCGTCATAAAGATCCGGAAACGGGCAAGATAAACTATGTACTGCATCCGCTTAACCCGACATTCGGCGATATCAAACCAATGGATGGAGGAAAAATTTCAGCCATTTACATCGAAACCATCAACACCTACACCAAGGCATAA
- the recN gene encoding DNA repair protein RecN, which produces MLTLLKIRNLALVDQLLWEPSSGFICITGETGAGKSVIIGAIRLALGERADKTLIRSGEQQCSVEAVFHLPDSSPVHAILNEHGVPPCEDGNLIIKRIISSTANRQFLNDSPCTLNLLREAGACLVDMHGPSDHRSLISQERQLSLLDAFGEHAPLVHAYADAWRQWQDARRAYDDLEHAEAATAREIELLRHQVDEIDAAAFTPEEVPTLEERWQRARNGTRLQEQVSRMLSMLEETDVPGLASQLRELTRAAHELERMDASTAAWLAPLAEVNLELKEIEGRLADYSSELDSDPRELFQLEERINLLESLKMKYGPSFEDVCARREEAAHRLDRIEHRTERLEELRASMAVLRKQVDAAGQALTRARQASAPKLASSIVKHSRELGFRQAVFEVGLSPLQEPGSQGMETVEFLFGPNPGEPSKPLRLIASSGELARIMLAIKSALAHKDSTPLLVFDEIDANVGGEVARAVGFKMQQLGNRHQVISITHFPQVAALASHHYLVQKASAGNRTISCLREVSHEDRIEELVRMLGGGGDHARTLARALLQPA; this is translated from the coding sequence ATGCTTACATTGCTGAAAATTAGAAACCTGGCCCTCGTGGACCAGCTGCTCTGGGAACCCAGTTCCGGCTTCATCTGCATCACGGGGGAAACGGGAGCAGGGAAATCCGTCATCATCGGCGCCATACGGCTGGCGCTGGGGGAACGCGCGGACAAGACGCTTATCCGGTCCGGAGAACAGCAATGCAGCGTGGAAGCCGTCTTCCACCTGCCGGACTCCTCCCCGGTGCACGCCATCCTGAATGAACACGGCGTACCCCCGTGCGAAGACGGAAACCTGATCATCAAGCGCATTATTTCCTCCACAGCCAACCGCCAGTTCCTGAATGACAGCCCGTGCACCCTGAACCTGCTGCGGGAGGCGGGCGCCTGCCTGGTAGACATGCACGGCCCCAGCGACCACCGCTCCCTGATCTCCCAGGAAAGGCAGCTTTCCCTGCTGGACGCCTTCGGGGAACACGCCCCCCTGGTGCACGCCTATGCGGACGCCTGGCGGCAGTGGCAGGACGCGCGCCGGGCGTATGACGACCTGGAGCATGCGGAAGCGGCCACGGCGCGGGAAATAGAATTGCTGCGCCACCAGGTGGACGAGATAGACGCCGCCGCCTTCACGCCGGAGGAAGTGCCCACGCTGGAGGAACGCTGGCAGCGCGCCCGCAACGGCACCAGGCTCCAGGAACAGGTTTCCCGGATGCTCTCCATGCTGGAGGAAACGGACGTTCCCGGCCTGGCCTCCCAGTTGAGGGAACTGACCAGGGCGGCCCATGAACTGGAACGCATGGACGCCTCCACCGCCGCGTGGCTGGCTCCGCTGGCGGAAGTGAATTTGGAGCTCAAGGAGATCGAGGGGCGCCTGGCGGACTATTCCTCCGAGCTGGATTCCGATCCCCGGGAACTTTTCCAGCTGGAGGAACGCATCAACCTGCTGGAATCCCTGAAAATGAAATACGGCCCTTCCTTTGAAGACGTCTGCGCCCGCAGGGAGGAGGCGGCCCACCGCCTGGACCGCATCGAACACCGCACGGAGCGCCTGGAAGAACTGCGGGCCTCCATGGCCGTTCTGCGCAAGCAGGTGGACGCCGCCGGACAGGCCCTGACCAGGGCGCGGCAGGCCTCCGCGCCCAAACTGGCTTCCTCCATCGTCAAGCATTCCCGGGAACTGGGCTTCCGCCAGGCCGTCTTTGAAGTGGGCCTGTCCCCCCTCCAGGAACCCGGCTCCCAGGGGATGGAAACGGTGGAATTCCTGTTCGGCCCCAATCCGGGGGAACCCTCCAAGCCTCTCCGGCTGATCGCTTCCAGCGGGGAGCTGGCCCGCATCATGCTGGCGATTAAAAGCGCGCTGGCCCACAAGGATTCCACCCCCCTGCTGGTGTTTGATGAAATAGACGCCAACGTGGGCGGTGAAGTGGCGCGGGCCGTGGGCTTCAAGATGCAGCAGCTCGGGAACAGGCACCAGGTCATTTCCATCACGCACTTTCCGCAGGTGGCGGCCCTGGCCTCCCACCACTACCTGGTCCAGAAGGCTTCCGCGGGCAACCGCACTATCTCCTGCTTGCGGGAGGTGAGCCATGAAGACCGGATAGAGGAGCTGGTCCGCATGCTGGGCGGCGGAGGCGACCACGCGCGCACGCTGGCCCGGGCGCTTCTGCAACCCGCCTGA
- a CDS encoding DNA adenine methylase: protein MNIPTLPHILKYMGSKREILPFVIRAIKATGVESNYFCDLFAGTSIVGSSFKHEYRVHINDIQAYSSVFAHAYLYNLKTAAPPNITERIHEAAITYTNESKNYMPDLIADYANISKLSELQSFEEIQRSLINKDFHTGFHLFTKYYSGTYWSYEQCLWIDSIRAVAESYRNTLIYGAILSALIYAMSYTSQGTGHFAQYRDITAANMQDILIYRTKQIWPLFEKKFQELLMTIDTDPRHNPYTTSLNYLDCLKIVEPNSIVYADPPYSAVHYSRFYHAIETLVKYDYPDIRYKGRYRSDRHQSPFCIKKQVHQAFKDLFLNIKERKAYLFLSYSDSGMISITELKKIAYETLGKEYQQTLFDMKHLHSRMGSTDTYGSYVKEYILAFTLN, encoded by the coding sequence ATGAACATACCTACACTCCCGCACATCCTGAAATATATGGGCTCTAAACGGGAAATTCTACCTTTCGTTATTCGGGCGATCAAAGCAACAGGAGTTGAAAGTAACTATTTCTGTGATTTGTTTGCAGGAACATCCATAGTGGGATCGTCATTCAAACATGAATACCGTGTTCACATCAACGACATTCAAGCCTACTCATCTGTTTTTGCTCACGCATACCTGTATAACTTGAAAACAGCAGCTCCACCAAACATCACGGAACGTATCCACGAGGCAGCCATTACCTATACGAATGAGTCAAAAAATTACATGCCTGACCTGATTGCTGACTACGCCAATATCTCAAAGCTATCAGAACTTCAATCATTTGAAGAAATACAAAGATCGTTGATCAATAAAGATTTCCATACAGGGTTTCATCTCTTTACAAAATACTATTCAGGAACATACTGGAGTTACGAACAATGCCTCTGGATTGACTCCATTCGTGCCGTGGCCGAGTCTTACCGTAACACTCTTATCTACGGGGCAATCCTCTCAGCACTCATCTACGCCATGTCCTATACTTCTCAAGGAACTGGCCATTTCGCACAATATCGAGATATCACTGCAGCAAACATGCAAGACATTCTCATCTACAGGACAAAGCAAATCTGGCCGTTATTTGAGAAAAAATTCCAGGAACTTCTGATGACCATTGATACCGATCCGCGACATAATCCTTATACCACCAGTCTAAACTATCTGGATTGTCTTAAAATAGTGGAACCAAATAGCATCGTCTATGCAGACCCGCCCTACAGTGCTGTACATTATTCCAGATTTTACCATGCCATAGAAACGCTCGTCAAATATGACTACCCAGACATCCGTTATAAGGGGAGATACCGTAGTGACAGACATCAATCTCCCTTCTGTATCAAAAAACAGGTTCACCAAGCATTTAAAGATCTTTTTCTCAACATCAAAGAAAGAAAAGCCTATCTCTTTCTCAGCTATAGCGACAGCGGTATGATTTCCATTACAGAATTGAAGAAAATCGCTTATGAAACCTTGGGAAAAGAATACCAGCAAACATTATTTGACATGAAACATCTTCACAGCAGAATGGGGAGCACTGACACATACGGTTCCTACGTCAAAGAATACATTCTCGCCTTCACTTTAAACTGA